The sequence below is a genomic window from Tenacibaculum tangerinum.
GATGGCTCCTCCGAAAAACGTAACAGCAGCTCCTAAAGTAATTAGTTTTGTAATAACGGGACCTATATTTTTTATTTCTCCTCTGCGTAGTGTTAACCCTCCTTCAAAAAGAATAATACTAATAGATAATGACACGAAATTGTACAATCCGTCTCCTGGAAATAAGCCATTGGTACCATTCCATATAGGTTCTATCCATTTGCTTCCATCTTCATTAAAAAATTCTGCGGCTATGGGACCTACTAATAATCCTATTAATATTAAAGGTAATATCGCTGGAATTTTAAATCTCCAAGCTACCCATTGCGCCAAAATTCCAAGTATAATTATTCCTGCTAGTTCTAACATATATAATTTTTAAAGGACTAAAAATACAGTTTTTAATTAAACCCCTTTTATAATTCGTTAATTTTTTATTTCAATGATTCTCTTTAACTCATTGCCCATATTATCTATAACTGTAATTGTGTGCGTACCTTCTGTTGGAAGAATTGCCTGCTCGTGGTATTGTTCTGTGATTCCTATAAATTCGTTGTCTACATACCAATAAACTTTGGCTTCTAATTCAGCATGCGTTACCTTTATAATTATAGGATTTTGTTTATTATCTTCTCCTTTGGTTAGCGATATTTTCGATACATACTTTGCAGGAAAAATGAAATCCATTGTATTTTTTTCTAATCGATTACAATCTGACCTAAATCTTGGTAATGGTTTGTAATCTGCATTGTTTTGTTGATAATAGTATGCCATTAATGGTGGTAATACAAACCATGATTTTGTTAGCATATTGCTGGTGGATTCACAGTTGGCGTTTACTCTAAATTTTTCGGACTTGTCTACAGTAATTTGCTGATGGTATGGACAAGATCTTGCTTTTACAGCGCTTTTTTGAACTCTTTTGATAACTGACGGACAGATAGTTTTGGCTAAAAAACCACTTTTTTCACAAATCGTAGTTTCAACCAAATCTTCATAAGGTTCTAAAAACCAACTTGATTTTGGCAACACATTAAAAACATCAAACATCAGTGGTGCGGCACTTCCAACACCCGTAAGTCCGGGGCGTCCTTCTCCGTCTGAATTCCCGATCCACACCCCTACTACATATTTTGGTGTTGCGCCTATTGCCCAAGCATCTTTATTACCAAAACTGGTTCCTGTTTTCCAAGCTATTTTTTGAGAAGAGTCATAATATTTCCAAGCTTGGTCGGTATACGGTCTGTTTACTTCTGTAAGTGTATTGAGGGTTAAAAATGCCGAACCGGCATCTACTGTAGCATAGTTTTCTTGAGTTTCTCCAAAGCTTGCTTTTTTATCAAATAAAAAGCTAGGCTCTGCAAATTCTTTTTGATAGTATTTATGTTTCAAATCTTCATAGTGATTTACAATTCCTGCATAGCCTGCAAAGGTTTTGCACAAATCCCATAAACTTGCTTCAGCACCCCCCAAGATTAATGAAAGTCCATAATAATCTGCCGATTTGTTGATATCATTGATGTGATATGCTTTTAAATCTTCTCTAAATTTTTCCAATCCGTAACGTTGTAACATACGTACCGATGGTATATTTAGCGAACGT
It includes:
- the pbpC gene encoding penicillin-binding protein 1C, encoding MPKNLFTNPTSTVVTAKNNELLGAVIAGDGQWRFPELDSVPKKFEHCILQFEDAYFYKHFGFNPISIGKAMVENIKAKRVVRGGSTLTQQVIRLSRKNKKRSYGEKLQELILATRLEFRHSKKEILKLYASHAPYGGNVVGLEMASWRYFGLQPHQLSWAESATLAVLPNAPSLIYPGKNQQKLKIKRNKLLAKLHEEQIIDQITYELAIEEELPQKPYPLPTIAPHFVQEVTQRYSGQRIKSSIDIHLQKQVNNLAKQHYNRQKQNEVYNMAVLVLDVNSRKVLCYVGNSPTDKAHQKDVNNIISPRSTGSTLKPFLYAQMLLSGDILPTQLVADVPTEIAGYSPKNFDLTFDGAVPANEALTRSLNIPSVRMLQRYGLEKFREDLKAYHINDINKSADYYGLSLILGGAEASLWDLCKTFAGYAGIVNHYEDLKHKYYQKEFAEPSFLFDKKASFGETQENYATVDAGSAFLTLNTLTEVNRPYTDQAWKYYDSSQKIAWKTGTSFGNKDAWAIGATPKYVVGVWIGNSDGEGRPGLTGVGSAAPLMFDVFNVLPKSSWFLEPYEDLVETTICEKSGFLAKTICPSVIKRVQKSAVKARSCPYHQQITVDKSEKFRVNANCESTSNMLTKSWFVLPPLMAYYYQQNNADYKPLPRFRSDCNRLEKNTMDFIFPAKYVSKISLTKGEDNKQNPIIIKVTHAELEAKVYWYVDNEFIGITEQYHEQAILPTEGTHTITVIDNMGNELKRIIEIKN